In Candidatus Limnocylindrales bacterium, a single window of DNA contains:
- a CDS encoding fibronectin type III domain-containing protein, translated as MFETNVGGSVRKAAEVEKRGTGSKVLTMAASGALAVALSWTSQAAASQDGAGAVAADAPAAVAALRDAAGVADAARDLQPGQLLRLEGIELDGEAGITGADLEAFEVTTGDTQFVVEGPDGPRKVHMKRPVYLRGALDSHPGSVAVLSVHEDGEIRGIVSASGNTWLMQAGSGEGGAAGGERRIRTSKVDPSTKSRKFDCEAGEKHQEIDGMDAAADAAAGGATGAEIAALPLAYTAQVAVELDYEYYVQLGSSVTNAVRYASDLLAFTSSISLAELGMNIKIPFIRVWTVENDPYSGLSNSDRLAQVRAWWNSNDPTHCAGQACTTIKRATTLYLSSARTNGGVAYISALCDAYRTPGSSYGYAVVGSISGSFNIADPRVVWDIVGTSHELGHNFGSQHTHCYQPAVDTCWSISGSSTCYEGPTSLPAGCPGGGSGCGTIMSYCHLLTGGMSNLTLTYGAGHPYGTLPQRVPSAMINYIASEYAQTPGCFTTSSAAAAPTPPSDLSATALSSSQIKLLWSDRSSDEQGFRISRRTDIDTTWKDIATVGAGATTYTNAGLAAGTRYYYRVRAFNSYGDSVNSTSASAVTSGGTLPATPTALTAAPMSSTSALLNWNDNSNNETGFEIRRKAPGGVFKKIGTVGANVESFTDTGLRSKTQYSYRVRAFNQLGRSKISNTVTITTP; from the coding sequence TTGTTCGAGACGAACGTCGGGGGATCGGTGCGCAAAGCGGCCGAGGTGGAAAAGAGGGGAACCGGAAGCAAGGTTCTGACGATGGCGGCGAGCGGCGCGCTCGCCGTTGCGCTGTCGTGGACCTCGCAGGCCGCGGCTTCGCAGGACGGAGCGGGCGCAGTGGCGGCCGATGCGCCGGCGGCGGTGGCTGCGCTGCGCGATGCAGCCGGCGTGGCCGATGCGGCACGCGATCTGCAGCCTGGGCAGCTCCTGCGTCTGGAAGGCATCGAGCTGGATGGCGAGGCCGGCATCACCGGTGCCGATCTCGAAGCGTTCGAGGTCACCACTGGCGACACGCAGTTCGTCGTCGAAGGCCCGGACGGGCCGCGCAAGGTCCACATGAAGCGGCCGGTGTATCTGCGCGGCGCGCTCGACAGCCATCCGGGCTCGGTGGCGGTGCTGAGCGTGCACGAGGACGGCGAGATTCGAGGCATCGTCTCCGCGTCCGGCAACACCTGGCTGATGCAGGCAGGCTCGGGCGAGGGCGGGGCGGCCGGCGGCGAGCGCCGCATCCGCACCTCCAAAGTCGACCCCAGCACGAAATCGCGAAAGTTCGACTGTGAAGCCGGCGAGAAGCATCAGGAGATCGACGGCATGGATGCCGCCGCCGACGCAGCGGCCGGCGGTGCAACCGGCGCCGAGATCGCGGCGCTGCCTCTCGCCTACACGGCCCAGGTCGCCGTCGAGCTGGACTACGAGTACTACGTGCAGCTCGGCTCCAGCGTCACCAACGCGGTCCGCTATGCGAGCGACCTGCTCGCATTCACCAGCTCCATCTCGCTGGCCGAGCTGGGGATGAACATCAAGATTCCGTTCATCCGCGTCTGGACCGTGGAGAACGATCCTTATTCGGGTCTGAGCAACTCCGACCGCCTCGCGCAGGTGCGCGCGTGGTGGAACAGCAACGATCCCACGCACTGCGCAGGACAGGCGTGCACGACGATCAAGCGCGCGACCACGCTGTACCTGAGCTCGGCCCGCACCAACGGCGGCGTCGCCTACATCAGCGCGCTGTGCGATGCGTACCGCACTCCCGGCAGCAGCTACGGCTATGCCGTGGTCGGCAGCATCAGCGGCTCCTTCAACATCGCCGATCCGCGCGTGGTGTGGGACATCGTCGGCACCAGCCACGAGCTGGGGCACAACTTCGGATCGCAGCACACGCACTGCTACCAGCCGGCCGTCGACACCTGCTGGTCGATCAGCGGCTCGAGCACGTGCTATGAAGGTCCGACCTCGCTGCCCGCGGGCTGCCCTGGCGGCGGCAGCGGCTGCGGCACCATCATGAGCTACTGCCACCTGCTCACCGGCGGGATGTCGAACCTGACGCTGACCTACGGCGCCGGCCATCCCTACGGAACGCTGCCGCAGCGCGTGCCCTCGGCGATGATCAACTACATCGCATCCGAGTACGCGCAGACGCCCGGCTGCTTCACGACCAGCTCGGCGGCAGCGGCGCCCACGCCGCCTTCGGACCTGAGCGCGACGGCGCTGTCGAGCTCGCAGATCAAGCTGCTGTGGAGCGATCGCAGCAGCGACGAGCAGGGCTTCCGCATCAGCCGCCGTACCGACATCGACACGACGTGGAAGGACATCGCCACCGTCGGCGCCGGCGCGACCACCTACACGAACGCGGGGCTGGCGGCCGGCACGCGCTACTACTACCGCGTGCGCGCGTTCAACTCGTATGGAGACTCGGTCAACTCGACCAGCGCCAGCGCCGTCACCTCGGGCGGCACGCTGCCGGCGACGCCGACGGCCCTGACCGCCGCGCCGATGTCGTCGACCTCGGCGTTGCTGAACTGGAACGACAACAGCAACAACGAGACCGGCTTCGAGATCCGGCGCAAGGCTCCCGGCGGCGTCTTCAAGAAGATCGGCACGGTGGGAGCGAACGTGGAAAGCTTCACGGACACGGGCCTGAGGTCGAAAACGCAGTACTCCTACCGCGTGCGCGCCTTCAACCAGCTCGGGCGCTCGAAGATCTCCAACACCGTCACCATCACCACTCCGTGA
- a CDS encoding MAPEG family protein: MNPAMRAYAVTTVLLFFKMVLNSTLQGYHRMGRRQFVHAEDAKFFGGASGEDLPAVQRLNAVWRNDLENIPIFLFLALVFVLVEASPDGAGWYFGTFVAARYAHTFFFINGVQPWRFLAYTLGQLVCLGLAVRILLQVL, from the coding sequence ATGAACCCAGCCATGCGCGCCTACGCGGTGACCACCGTGCTGCTGTTCTTCAAGATGGTCCTGAACTCGACGCTGCAAGGCTACCACCGCATGGGACGGCGGCAGTTCGTGCATGCGGAGGACGCAAAGTTCTTCGGCGGCGCCAGCGGCGAGGACCTGCCGGCAGTCCAGCGGCTCAACGCCGTCTGGCGCAACGACCTCGAGAACATCCCGATCTTCCTCTTCCTCGCGCTCGTGTTCGTGCTCGTGGAAGCGTCACCGGACGGAGCGGGCTGGTATTTCGGAACGTTCGTGGCGGCGCGCTACGCGCACACGTTCTTCTTCATTAACGGCGTGCAGCCGTGGCGGTTCCTCGCCTACACGCTGGGCCAGCTCGTCTGCCTCGGCCTGGCGGTGCGGATCCTCCTGCAGGTTCTGTAG